In the genome of Synechococcus sp. CB0101, the window ACCGGCGCCGTGATCGCGCACATGCAGCACCAGCTCCGCACCATCGAGGCTGAGCACCAGCTCCACAGGCTGCGGTGCTGGGCTGTATTTGAGGGCGTTTTCAACGAGGTTGGTGAGGCACTGGCTTAGGCGCTCAGGGTCGGCGTTGACCTCGAGCGGTTGGGCGAGATCTGCTGGGTGAAGACGTAAACGTCCTGCACTGGTGGGCTGCAAGCGCTCAAAAAGGCTGACCAATAAATCCGAGGGATCCAGGGGCTGACACTGCAGCTGCAGGCGACCGGCGTCGTCGCGAGCAATTTCCAACAAGTCGTTCACCAGACGCCCCATCGATTCCGCCTCGGAGGCCACCAACTCCAGCTGCTCGCGTTGCTCGGGGCTGACCTCAGCAGCGCGGCGCAACAAACGGCGGCTGTAGCCACTGATCAAGGTGATCGGCGTGCGCAGCTCATGCGACACACCATTCACAAAGGTGCGCTGGTGCTCCCAGGCCTCCGCTAAGCGATCGAGAAGGTCGTTGAAGGCATGTGCAATGGGGTGCAACTCGAGGGGCTGACCTTTGAGGGATAGGCGTTCAGTGCTCAGCGAGCCGCTGGAGATGCCAGCCAGCGTTGTGCTGAAGGCATCCAGCGGCAGCAAGCCGCGGTGAATCACCAAGCGCAGCAAGGCGGAGGTGAACAGCGCAGACGCACCGGCCACTGCCACCAGCAGCAAGCTGATCAGCTGTTCCTGGTCGGTCTCCAGGGTGAAGTCCTGCAGAAAACGAACTTGATAGGGCTGTCCACCCAAGCTGATCGGCATCGCGCAGGTGAAGTAGGTGCGGCCACGAAAGCGAAACTCCCGCGGCTGCCCGTCTGGCGGGAGTGCGGCATCAGCCGCCTGCACCAAGGCCTGATCTGATTGAAAGGACCGAAAGGCCTCACCACTGGGCAGGATCACAGGCCCTGTCGTGCTGCGGCCAGGCTCCAGCCACACCATCCACACCAGCATCGAGGGGCTGCCCAGATCAGCCAAATGGCGACGCAACTCAGCTGTGGTGTCGATCTGCTCGGGCAGCAACTCCTGCAGCAGTTGCGTGGTGACCTGTACCTGCGCGTCATGGCGGTCATGGCGCAGACGGGCCGACATCTGCCGATTCACCAGCAGCAGCACCACGTAGCCCGCCAACACAGCCAGAAGACTGGTGGCCTGCAGATGACGCCGGATCGACGCGGCATGGCGGGCGAGGGCCAACCACAAGCTTCAACTGCACCAACCGTAAAGAGGAAAGCGGCGCGACACCACCAGCAGCACTCTTAGGAAACTCTCAGACAACCATCCACCAACACTTCTGGCACCGCAAATCCAAGCTGAATACGTTTGATGTAAGCCTGAAGCGCTGCCCAAATGACCACCTCCATGCTCCGCCCTCAGCTGCAAGCAACTCTGCTGCGCAAAACAAACGCGAACACCTCCCGTAAAAAAAATCTTCTCCAGAAGGGCTTCACGCTAGTGGAGTTGATGATTGTGATTGTGATTGTTGGAATCTTAAGCGCCGTTGCGCTACCAAATTTCCTCAGCCAAAGCGCAAAAGCAAAAATCACTGAGCCCCTCGGCAAAGCCTCTGCAGCACTGAAGCAAGCTCAAAGCATCTGGGTCGAGACAGGAACCTTTACCGGCGTCACATGCCCCGACGTAGGAATCACAGGCGCTAACGGACTCGAAAACGATTGGACCTACACCTGCGACGGCAACGGCGACACCTTCACGGTTGATGTAGTTGGCTCTGGAGCCAATGCGAATCTTGGCCTCAGCGACTGCTCAATCAACGGCCCTACTGGGGTCATTACAGCATGCACAAAGGACGTTGACGCCGCTAGCTAAACAACATAGAAGCCACGGAGCAAGGTCCGAAGAAGGATTTATCCTTCCGCTGGTTTTGATCATCTCCCTGATCATCAGTACTGGGCTAAGGAAATTCTGGAAAACCCAGCCCGTCTGCGCGAAAATGAAC includes:
- a CDS encoding type IV pilin protein, producing the protein MTTSMLRPQLQATLLRKTNANTSRKKNLLQKGFTLVELMIVIVIVGILSAVALPNFLSQSAKAKITEPLGKASAALKQAQSIWVETGTFTGVTCPDVGITGANGLENDWTYTCDGNGDTFTVDVVGSGANANLGLSDCSINGPTGVITACTKDVDAAS
- a CDS encoding HAMP domain-containing sensor histidine kinase — encoded protein: MALARHAASIRRHLQATSLLAVLAGYVVLLLVNRQMSARLRHDRHDAQVQVTTQLLQELLPEQIDTTAELRRHLADLGSPSMLVWMVWLEPGRSTTGPVILPSGEAFRSFQSDQALVQAADAALPPDGQPREFRFRGRTYFTCAMPISLGGQPYQVRFLQDFTLETDQEQLISLLLVAVAGASALFTSALLRLVIHRGLLPLDAFSTTLAGISSGSLSTERLSLKGQPLELHPIAHAFNDLLDRLAEAWEHQRTFVNGVSHELRTPITLISGYSRRLLRRAAEVSPEQREQLELVASEAESMGRLVNDLLEIARDDAGRLQLQCQPLDPSDLLVSLFERLQPTSAGRLRLHPADLAQPLEVNADPERLSQCLTNLVENALKYSPAPQPVELVLSLDGAELVLHVRDHGAGVPEAERERIFGRFVRGSSSAEISGHGIGLAVVQTLMERMGGRALVADATGGGADFQLRLPVVSAAPGRSASLRRWLGAGLGGS